Proteins found in one Deltaproteobacteria bacterium genomic segment:
- a CDS encoding 4Fe-4S dicluster domain-containing protein has translation MAEGKKKKIKPLATGDKTIPPEGAKMIPIYIMGREYMVPETLTIMKAIEYAGYQYMRGCGCRGGICGACGTFYRFLGDYKLRTGLACQTVAQPNMVIVQLPFFPANRPVYDLESLENAPHEELRRLYPEVFKCVGCGTCTRTCPMDIDVMDYVALMKRGDLKGAAIKSFDCVMCGLCASRCPAQISQFTAAMFVRRVYGKYMLPKAEHLKKRVEEVKSKKYIKMLDELTKKSADELKKLYTEREREPDLAEPGKWMPKETKYL, from the coding sequence TACCAATTTATATAATGGGAAGGGAATACATGGTTCCCGAGACTTTGACCATTATGAAGGCGATAGAGTATGCTGGTTATCAGTATATGCGCGGATGCGGGTGCAGAGGCGGGATATGCGGGGCATGCGGGACATTCTACAGGTTTCTTGGTGATTACAAATTAAGAACTGGTCTTGCATGCCAGACAGTTGCCCAGCCAAATATGGTTATTGTGCAACTACCGTTCTTTCCTGCAAATAGACCTGTTTATGACCTTGAGAGTTTAGAGAATGCGCCGCATGAAGAATTGAGGAGATTGTATCCCGAAGTTTTTAAATGTGTTGGCTGTGGCACATGCACAAGGACATGTCCGATGGATATTGATGTTATGGATTATGTTGCCCTGATGAAGCGGGGCGATTTGAAGGGCGCTGCAATAAAGAGTTTTGACTGCGTTATGTGCGGACTGTGCGCATCCCGCTGCCCTGCGCAGATTTCACAGTTTACAGCAGCAATGTTTGTGAGAAGGGTTTACGGCAAATACATGCTTCCAAAGGCAGAGCATCTTAAAAAACGGGTTGAAGAGGTAAAGAGCAAAAAGTATATCAAGATGCTTGATGAACTTACAAAGAAAAGCGCTGATGAATTAAAGAAACTATATACAGAAAGGGAAAGAGAGCCAGATTTGGCAGAGCCGGGCAAGTGGATGCCGAAAGAGACAAAATACTTGTGA
- a CDS encoding nucleotidyltransferase family protein, which produces MKFDEIKKTLALHKDKFRKNFKVKEIGIFGSYVKGEEKKTSDIDILVDFAEPVGFFKFLELEEYIEDLLHAKVDLVSKKALKPRIGRYILEEVVYI; this is translated from the coding sequence ATGAAATTTGATGAGATTAAAAAAACACTTGCTCTGCATAAAGACAAATTCCGAAAAAATTTTAAGGTAAAAGAAATCGGGATATTTGGCTCATATGTAAAAGGCGAGGAAAAGAAAACCAGCGATATTGATATATTGGTTGATTTTGCTGAGCCGGTGGGGTTTTTTAAGTTTCTTGAACTAGAAGAGTATATTGAAGATTTACTTCATGCAAAGGTTGACCTTGTATCAAAAAAGGCGCTTAAACCCAGAATAGGCAGGTATATACTGGAAGAAGTTGTGTATATATGA
- a CDS encoding DUF86 domain-containing protein — MKNRDFGDYLQDILTSAMEVKEFTTGMNYDGFIKDKKTINAVIRSLEVLGEAAKRIPYEVRRKYPDVPWKRMAGMRDKLIHEYFGVDLEKVWLVVKEELPPIEPIIQQILKETDRRNL; from the coding sequence ATGAAAAATAGAGATTTCGGAGATTATTTGCAAGATATTTTAACCTCTGCTATGGAGGTTAAAGAGTTTACAACCGGAATGAATTATGATGGATTCATTAAAGATAAGAAGACCATAAATGCTGTTATAAGAAGCCTGGAGGTTTTGGGCGAGGCGGCAAAAAGGATACCATACGAAGTGAGACGGAAATATCCTGATGTTCCATGGAAAAGGATGGCAGGAATGAGAGATAAACTTATACATGAATATTTTGGAGTAGATTTGGAAAAGGTGTGGCTGGTTGTAAAAGAAGAATTGCCTCCAATTGAACCGATTATTCAACAAATTCTAAAAGAGACAGATAGGAGAAACCTATGA
- a CDS encoding FAD-binding protein: MSGYTPELKELIKKVEATRPARVERARKNQHFTALTMEQRKEWLNKYHPDYKSDGRRPVKVGSNKGDVFPEEVCVLLESKSRINPKAIDLTKVDYETDVLVIGGGGGGTAAALIAQEHGRKVIIATKLRHGDSNTVMAEGGIQGADQECDSPYYHYIDVVGGGHFSNQPDLVAAMTNDAPLVIEWLENLGMMFDKHPDGRMKVQHGGGTCRKRMHSAGDMTGAEIMRVVRDEARNRADDIKVLEFSPAVEILLDTDGRCSGAILYNLETKEYYIVKAKAVIMATGGFGRLHIQGFPTSNHYGATADGIVMAYRAGVKMKDLDSTQYHPTGVIYPEQNVGLLITEKVRGLGSQLINIDGEEFCFPLEPRDIESSCIIRECIEKGKGIMTPVGRVGTWLDSPMIDILRGEGTVNKELPAKFIQFKRYGIDISKEPMLVYPTLHYQNGGLQINDNGETSVSGLYAAGEVTGGVHGRNRLMGNSLLDILVFGRRTGNKAAEYVKTGARGKGQGAKKLTLEHVEKFEKELKTAHIKEPIVGPMILPDYTPDHVKARRWGS, encoded by the coding sequence ATGAGCGGTTACACACCAGAACTTAAAGAGCTTATAAAAAAGGTTGAGGCAACTAGACCTGCAAGGGTTGAGCGGGCAAGGAAGAATCAGCACTTTACTGCGCTTACAATGGAGCAGCGCAAAGAATGGCTGAATAAATATCATCCTGATTATAAGAGCGACGGCAGGAGGCCTGTAAAGGTTGGTTCAAATAAGGGTGATGTTTTTCCTGAAGAGGTGTGCGTCCTGCTTGAATCAAAAAGCAGAATCAATCCAAAGGCAATTGATTTAACAAAGGTTGATTATGAGACAGATGTTTTGGTAATCGGTGGCGGCGGCGGCGGCACAGCAGCGGCATTGATTGCGCAAGAGCATGGCCGCAAGGTGATTATTGCAACAAAACTCCGTCACGGCGATTCAAATACTGTTATGGCAGAGGGCGGTATTCAGGGCGCTGATCAGGAGTGTGATTCGCCGTATTATCATTATATTGATGTTGTCGGAGGCGGTCATTTCAGCAACCAGCCGGATTTGGTCGCTGCTATGACAAATGATGCGCCGCTTGTAATAGAATGGCTTGAAAACCTTGGCATGATGTTTGACAAGCATCCTGACGGCAGGATGAAGGTTCAGCACGGCGGCGGCACTTGCAGAAAGAGGATGCACTCTGCAGGGGATATGACAGGCGCAGAAATCATGCGTGTTGTGAGGGATGAGGCAAGGAACCGCGCAGATGATATAAAGGTCTTGGAATTTTCCCCTGCTGTTGAAATTCTGCTTGATACAGATGGCAGATGCAGCGGCGCTATCTTATATAACCTTGAGACAAAGGAATATTATATTGTTAAGGCAAAGGCTGTGATTATGGCAACAGGCGGTTTTGGAAGGCTTCATATTCAGGGCTTTCCAACATCAAATCATTACGGCGCAACAGCAGACGGCATTGTCATGGCATACAGGGCAGGGGTTAAGATGAAGGATTTGGATTCAACCCAGTATCATCCGACAGGGGTTATTTATCCTGAACAGAATGTCGGACTTTTGATTACAGAAAAGGTGAGGGGGCTTGGCTCGCAGTTAATCAACATTGACGGCGAGGAATTCTGCTTTCCATTGGAGCCGAGGGATATTGAGTCATCCTGCATTATCAGAGAGTGCATTGAAAAGGGCAAAGGCATTATGACCCCAGTCGGCAGAGTCGGCACATGGCTTGATTCGCCGATGATTGACATACTCCGCGGGGAAGGAACTGTAAACAAGGAACTGCCTGCAAAATTTATCCAATTCAAGAGATACGGCATTGATATAAGCAAAGAGCCTATGCTGGTTTATCCGACCCTGCATTATCAGAACGGCGGACTTCAGATAAATGACAATGGAGAGACATCGGTCTCAGGGCTTTATGCAGCAGGCGAGGTTACAGGCGGCGTTCATGGCAGGAACAGACTTATGGGCAATTCGCTTCTAGACATACTTGTCTTTGGCAGAAGGACAGGGAATAAGGCAGCAGAGTATGTAAAAACAGGGGCAAGGGGCAAGGGGCAAGGGGCAAAAAAACTAACTTTGGAGCATGTTGAGAAATTCGAGAAAGAATTAAAGACCGCGCATATAAAGGAACCGATTGTTGGGCCAATGATTTTGCCTGATTATACGCCTGACCATGTGAAGGCGAGAAGATGGGGAAGTTGA
- a CDS encoding nucleotidyltransferase domain-containing protein, which translates to MAAGKDKRLIDREIKEYIDVLISRNIHVLGAYLFGSYVKGMADEWSDIDLAILTGRFIGDSIDFRFMLAEIAMNIDPDIEPHPYLASEFNESNPIAVEIMRT; encoded by the coding sequence ATGGCTGCTGGAAAAGATAAAAGACTGATTGACCGTGAAATAAAAGAATATATAGATGTTCTGATATCAAGAAATATTCACGTTCTCGGCGCATATCTTTTCGGTTCTTATGTCAAAGGCATGGCCGACGAGTGGAGCGATATTGACCTTGCGATACTGACTGGCCGGTTTATTGGAGACAGCATCGATTTTAGATTTATGCTTGCAGAGATAGCAATGAATATTGATCCTGACATCGAACCACACCCCTATCTTGCATCAGAGTTCAACGAGTCAAACCCGATTGCAGTGGAAATAATGAGAACCTGA
- the queA gene encoding tRNA preQ1(34) S-adenosylmethionine ribosyltransferase-isomerase QueA: MDIKEFDYNLPKELIAQFPQEKRDESRLMIAHRDTGKIGHKRFFEITDYLKCGDVLVLNNTRVIPARLYGKKSTSGEVEVFLLEQQSSSIGQASCLSKKNIQIWKCLIGNSKGIRQENIIEFEDSLKARIIAKNEDGSWLVEFFAKGDIKEVINKIGIMPLPPYIKRVRSQKPALEGFNRGSEVREMDIERYQTVFAKKDGAVAAPTAGLHFTDELLTKIKSIGVEVLYITLHTGWGTFKPVKVQDITKHRMMAEYYEISPNVFEAIKNAHKENRRIIAVGTTATRTLESCVRTGWESPNLKGYTDLFIYPGFKFKVMDAMVTNFHLPKSTLFMLVCAFAGRDFIMKSYKLAIEDNYRFFSYGDAMMIL; the protein is encoded by the coding sequence ATTGATATAAAAGAATTTGACTACAACCTTCCTAAAGAACTTATTGCACAGTTTCCTCAAGAAAAACGGGATGAATCAAGGTTGATGATAGCGCACCGTGATACTGGCAAAATAGGGCATAAAAGATTTTTTGAAATTACAGATTATCTTAAATGCGGCGATGTGCTTGTCTTAAACAATACCCGTGTTATACCTGCAAGGCTTTATGGAAAAAAATCTACAAGCGGAGAGGTGGAGGTTTTCTTATTAGAGCAGCAGTCCTCATCAATAGGACAGGCATCTTGCCTGTCAAAAAAAAATATCCAAATATGGAAATGTCTGATAGGCAATTCAAAAGGCATAAGACAGGAAAATATAATTGAATTTGAAGATAGTTTAAAGGCAAGGATTATTGCAAAAAATGAAGATGGAAGTTGGCTTGTTGAATTCTTTGCAAAAGGGGATATAAAAGAGGTAATAAACAAGATAGGCATAATGCCTCTCCCACCGTATATAAAGAGAGTCAGAAGTCAGAAGCCTGCCCTCGAAGGCTTCAATCGGGGGTCAGAAGTCAGAGAGATGGATATAGAAAGATACCAAACTGTCTTTGCAAAAAAGGACGGTGCAGTTGCCGCGCCTACTGCAGGACTGCATTTTACAGATGAATTGCTTACAAAGATAAAATCTATTGGTGTTGAAGTTCTGTATATAACACTGCACACAGGCTGGGGCACATTTAAACCTGTAAAGGTTCAAGATATAACAAAACACAGGATGATGGCGGAATATTATGAGATTTCTCCAAATGTTTTTGAGGCAATAAAAAATGCACATAAGGAAAACAGAAGAATTATTGCAGTAGGCACAACCGCAACAAGAACCCTTGAATCATGCGTAAGAACCGGATGGGAAAGCCCAAATTTAAAAGGCTATACGGATTTATTTATATATCCAGGTTTTAAGTTCAAGGTTATGGATGCGATGGTTACAAATTTTCATCTGCCAAAGTCAACACTTTTTATGTTAGTTTGTGCATTTGCAGGCAGGGACTTTATAATGAAGTCTTATAAACTAGCGATAGAAGATAATTACAGATTTTTCAGTTACGGTGATGCGATGATGATTTTGTAA
- a CDS encoding SpoIID/LytB domain-containing protein, producing the protein MSCTKTIPSRAISSENIKIMVLKDLKAVIVENVGDIETPSEKVDVPDNGIMKITTEETGRVMLNGIYVNALPIRISSRNKILYLNNRPFRGKLEVTHGEKGLMVINDVDIEMYLVGLINHEISSKWHIEAVKAQAVIARTYALYQKTKKTNAPYHLEGTVLGQVYSGRITEDESAFEAVMETTGMVLKYNGDLALAVYHSNAGGWTEASQNVWAREYPYLKTVESPYDELAPNFEWNLSNTPNDISTALNNAGYKVGEVEALLPVEKTPTSRIKKIRIIHKNGKLEIAGEDLRRVLGYDKLKSTRFEIKPVAEDGKVRLFDFSGKGSGHGVGLSQWGAKGMAEKGYTYKDILRHYYKGVEIEKIY; encoded by the coding sequence ATGTCCTGCACAAAAACTATACCAAGCAGGGCAATAAGCTCTGAAAATATAAAGATAATGGTTCTCAAAGATTTAAAAGCAGTGATTGTAGAAAATGTGGGTGACATAGAAACACCATCTGAAAAAGTGGATGTACCTGACAATGGTATAATGAAAATTACAACAGAAGAAACAGGAAGGGTCATGCTTAACGGCATTTATGTTAATGCCCTGCCCATCAGAATATCTTCCAGAAACAAGATATTATACCTTAATAACCGTCCGTTCAGGGGTAAATTAGAAGTAACTCATGGTGAGAAAGGACTTATGGTAATAAATGATGTTGATATTGAAATGTATCTTGTCGGACTTATAAATCATGAAATATCGTCAAAGTGGCACATTGAGGCTGTAAAGGCACAGGCAGTTATAGCAAGGACATATGCACTCTATCAGAAGACAAAGAAAACTAATGCACCTTATCATCTGGAAGGCACAGTGCTTGGTCAGGTCTATTCAGGGCGCATTACAGAAGATGAATCTGCCTTTGAGGCTGTGATGGAAACAACAGGTATGGTTTTAAAATACAACGGTGACCTAGCCCTTGCTGTTTATCACTCAAATGCAGGTGGTTGGACAGAGGCGTCCCAGAATGTCTGGGCACGAGAGTATCCATATCTTAAGACAGTTGAAAGCCCTTATGATGAACTCGCCCCAAATTTTGAGTGGAATCTTTCTAATACACCAAATGATATTTCTACAGCATTAAACAATGCAGGATATAAGGTAGGTGAAGTTGAGGCACTATTACCTGTAGAAAAAACACCAACCAGCAGGATAAAGAAAATCAGGATAATCCACAAAAATGGGAAACTGGAGATTGCTGGTGAAGATTTAAGAAGGGTTCTAGGTTATGATAAACTGAAAAGCACACGGTTTGAAATAAAACCTGTTGCTGAAGATGGCAAGGTTAGATTATTTGATTTTTCAGGCAAAGGTTCAGGACATGGCGTTGGTCTTTCACAATGGGGTGCAAAAGGCATGGCTGAAAAGGGTTATACTTACAAAGACATTTTAAGGCATTATTATAAGGGTGTGGAGATTGAAAAGATATACTAA
- the msrB gene encoding peptide-methionine (R)-S-oxide reductase MsrB has product MKKLLLTSILLFFLSAGCSNAEMPSRSMPMTSEDKKVETATFAGGCFWCMEPPFEKLDGVVEVTSGYTGGNKQNPTYEEVSSGATGHYEAIQITYDTEKVSYEKLLDVFWRNIDPTDAGGSFVDRGQQYASAIFYHNDEQKRTAEMSKQKLAKSGKYDKPIATKILKFEAFYKAEDYHQDYYKKNPIRYKFYRRGSGRDEYIRKVWGIEEKPAPAELKQEKEGFKKPSKDELKKKLTPLQYKVTQEEGTERPFNNEYWDNKREGIYVDIVSGEALFSSIDKFDSGTGWPSFTKPLEPNHIVEKEDRGLFMKRTEVRSKNADSHLGHVFNDGPHPTGLRYCMNSAALRFIPKEDLEKEGYGKYGTLFKK; this is encoded by the coding sequence ATGAAAAAATTACTTCTAACATCTATCTTGCTATTTTTCCTTTCAGCAGGCTGTTCAAACGCCGAGATGCCGTCAAGGAGTATGCCTATGACTAGCGAAGACAAAAAAGTTGAAACTGCCACATTTGCAGGGGGCTGTTTCTGGTGCATGGAGCCTCCGTTTGAAAAACTGGATGGCGTTGTTGAGGTTACATCAGGATATACAGGCGGCAACAAACAAAATCCCACATATGAAGAGGTCTCTTCCGGCGCAACAGGACATTATGAGGCAATACAAATTACATACGACACTGAAAAGGTAAGTTATGAAAAACTTTTGGATGTGTTCTGGAGAAATATTGACCCAACTGATGCCGGCGGCTCATTTGTTGACAGGGGTCAGCAGTATGCGTCTGCCATCTTTTATCATAATGATGAACAAAAACGGACAGCAGAAATGTCAAAGCAAAAACTTGCCAAATCCGGGAAATACGATAAACCAATTGCCACAAAGATATTAAAGTTTGAGGCATTTTATAAGGCAGAGGACTATCATCAGGACTATTATAAAAAGAACCCGATAAGATACAAATTTTACAGGAGAGGGTCAGGAAGGGATGAGTATATTAGAAAGGTGTGGGGGATTGAGGAAAAACCTGCGCCTGCGGAATTGAAACAGGAGAAAGAAGGCTTTAAAAAGCCGTCTAAAGATGAACTTAAGAAAAAACTCACACCCCTGCAATATAAGGTTACGCAGGAAGAAGGCACAGAAAGACCATTTAACAATGAATACTGGGACAATAAAAGAGAAGGGATTTATGTTGACATAGTTTCAGGCGAGGCGCTTTTTAGTTCTATTGATAAATTTGATTCAGGCACAGGCTGGCCAAGTTTTACAAAACCCCTTGAACCGAATCATATTGTTGAAAAAGAAGACAGGGGTTTATTTATGAAAAGGACAGAGGTCAGGAGCAAAAACGCTGATTCACATCTTGGGCATGTTTTTAATGACGGTCCACATCCAACAGGTTTAAGATACTGCATGAACTCTGCAGCCTTAAGATTTATTCCAAAAGAGGACTTGGAAAAGGAAGGGTATGGGAAGTATGGGACACTATTTAAGAAATAA
- the nrfD gene encoding polysulfide reductase NrfD has product MKIIEFARDFFCYALKGDSRYYTWLGILGLLVIPWAYGSYEQLINKGMIVAGFTDQISWAMYEGNFIFLVGVAAAAVTVVFPYYAYHPEPNDQQESSIQGLRNVVLIGEMLAITAVTMVIIFIIYHMGRPDRLWHIIPVIGIFNFPHSMLTWDVLVLNVYLALNIICGFYNMYKKYTAEPMNEYFYMPLVYISIVWALSIHTVTAFLINTMPPRPMWFHSIMPIKFISTAFAGGSAIIIVALLVYRNLTKLEIPDKAINFISQVTVWCLGIALFLIMSEIVTELYPSTEHSFQIKYVLFGMFGLSKLVPWMWTSLTIMTVSFILLLIPRIRKNYTILPVICTLLFIGIWIEKGMALVIPGMVPSPIGEFSEYSPTWIEIFITIGNWAIGLIIFTILSKGAVGVMLGEVRHPSAIGKEVAEH; this is encoded by the coding sequence ATGAAAATCATAGAGTTCGCAAGGGATTTTTTCTGTTATGCCTTAAAAGGCGACTCAAGGTATTACACATGGCTGGGGATACTAGGACTCCTTGTAATACCGTGGGCATACGGAAGTTACGAACAACTTATAAATAAAGGCATGATAGTGGCAGGCTTTACTGACCAAATCTCGTGGGCAATGTATGAAGGTAATTTTATATTCCTTGTTGGTGTGGCTGCTGCTGCTGTTACGGTAGTCTTTCCGTATTATGCATATCATCCTGAACCGAACGACCAACAAGAATCATCTATACAGGGACTTAGAAATGTAGTGCTTATCGGCGAGATGCTTGCCATAACTGCAGTAACAATGGTCATAATATTTATTATTTACCATATGGGAAGGCCTGACAGACTCTGGCACATCATACCTGTAATAGGTATATTCAATTTCCCCCATTCCATGCTTACATGGGATGTTCTTGTTCTTAATGTCTATCTTGCGCTAAATATCATCTGCGGTTTTTATAATATGTATAAAAAATACACAGCCGAGCCTATGAATGAGTATTTTTATATGCCGCTTGTATATATATCTATTGTCTGGGCGCTCAGCATCCATACAGTAACTGCTTTTTTAATTAATACAATGCCTCCGAGACCAATGTGGTTCCACTCTATTATGCCTATAAAGTTTATATCAACGGCATTTGCAGGCGGTTCAGCCATTATAATTGTTGCGCTTCTGGTCTATAGAAATCTTACAAAACTTGAAATACCAGATAAGGCTATCAACTTTATATCACAGGTAACTGTGTGGTGTCTGGGGATTGCACTCTTCCTTATCATGTCAGAGATTGTTACTGAACTCTATCCATCAACAGAGCATTCATTCCAAATAAAATATGTCTTATTCGGGATGTTCGGTTTATCAAAACTGGTGCCGTGGATGTGGACATCCCTGACAATTATGACAGTGTCGTTCATACTCCTTTTGATACCCCGTATAAGAAAAAATTATACCATTCTGCCTGTAATATGCACACTTCTATTCATAGGCATCTGGATTGAAAAGGGCATGGCGCTTGTGATACCGGGTATGGTGCCTTCTCCAATAGGCGAGTTTTCAGAATACTCACCTACATGGATAGAGATATTTATAACCATTGGCAACTGGGCAATAGGGCTTATTATATTTACGATATTGTCCAAGGGCGCTGTTGGTGTTATGCTCGGCGAGGTAAGGCATCCAAGCGCTATTGGAAAAGAAGTCGCAGAACATTAA
- a CDS encoding 4Fe-4S dicluster domain-containing protein encodes MSEERRNTEGNAAVDKTEESSRRNFLKEMGTGTLLGAAALLTGSDDAEAKATWAEWFQKNWRLMTDEEKKEAIARLETRYSEEYGKKVAVDGSPAMKDVLFGYALNIQKCIGCRRCVHACVKENNQSRYNTEIQWIRVIRMEKGNFLPENMDKGYPKGEGDTAYKGKDYGIQVGGNAYGPAGVTLEGQHYYQPELVPEKEAFYFPMQCMQCEKPPCVKVCPVRTTYRDPDGIVVIDYNWCIGCRMCMAACPYWARRFNWGAPNLPKDEMNPQTHYLGNRPRMRGVVEKCTFCIQRSRKGRYTACVEVCPVGARKFGNLLDPESEVRKILEKKKVFRLKAELNTYPKFFYFID; translated from the coding sequence ATGTCAGAAGAGAGAAGAAATACAGAAGGTAATGCGGCTGTAGATAAAACAGAAGAAAGTTCCCGCCGCAATTTTTTAAAGGAGATGGGCACGGGCACACTCCTTGGTGCAGCAGCCCTTCTAACAGGTTCGGATGATGCTGAGGCAAAGGCAACATGGGCAGAGTGGTTTCAGAAGAACTGGAGGCTAATGACAGATGAGGAGAAAAAAGAGGCTATTGCCCGACTGGAGACAAGATATTCTGAAGAATACGGCAAAAAGGTGGCAGTTGACGGCTCCCCTGCAATGAAGGATGTCTTGTTTGGTTATGCCTTGAATATACAGAAGTGTATAGGATGCAGAAGGTGTGTTCATGCCTGCGTAAAGGAAAACAACCAGTCCCGTTATAATACAGAAATCCAGTGGATAAGGGTTATAAGGATGGAAAAGGGCAACTTTCTTCCTGAAAATATGGATAAGGGTTATCCAAAGGGAGAAGGCGATACTGCCTATAAGGGTAAAGATTATGGGATTCAGGTTGGAGGCAATGCCTATGGCCCGGCAGGTGTTACACTAGAGGGACAGCACTATTATCAGCCTGAACTTGTGCCTGAAAAGGAGGCATTTTATTTCCCGATGCAGTGCATGCAGTGCGAAAAACCGCCATGTGTTAAGGTCTGTCCTGTGAGAACCACATACAGGGACCCTGACGGTATAGTAGTTATAGATTATAACTGGTGTATAGGGTGCAGGATGTGTATGGCCGCATGTCCTTACTGGGCAAGGAGATTCAACTGGGGTGCCCCTAACCTTCCAAAGGATGAGATGAACCCGCAGACCCATTATCTCGGTAACAGACCGCGTATGCGCGGTGTTGTAGAAAAATGCACATTCTGCATACAGAGGTCAAGAAAGGGCAGATATACTGCATGTGTTGAGGTATGCCCTGTTGGCGCAAGGAAGTTCGGCAACCTTCTTGATCCTGAAAGCGAGGTCAGGAAGATTTTAGAAAAGAAAAAGGTCTTTAGGTTAAAGGCTGAACTTAATACATATCCAAAGTTCTTTTACTTTATAGATTAA